The genomic interval AGGCCGAGACGGCCACGGTGCCGGTGCTGGTGTGCTCTATCTTCGACGACACTCCCCTGGCCCGGTCACTGGGAGCCACCGCCTGCCTGCGCAAGCCGATCAGCCAGACCGAGCTCCTCCATCAGCTGGAACGCTGCCTCACGCCGTGCACGTAGTCGGCGTGCAGAACTTGCAGCACTCCGTCCATCAACTGGGCTATCTCCTGGGATGAGAGCCCATCGCCCTTGTACACGTGAAGGGCCGCCGCTGCCCGGTCACTCGGCGGAAGAGCCGCCGTGACCAGGATGATCGGCGTCTCGGCCAAGCCCGCGATCTTCCGCAGCTCGCGGGCAACATCCAGGCCGTCGGCGTCGGGCAGGCGCAGGTCCAGGAGCACGACGTCCGGAGCCTGCTCCCGAGCGCGCTCGAGTCCGCCAGCGCCAGTGTAGGCGCAACGCACCTGGTAAGGTGCTTCGTGGGCCCGCAGCATACGAAGGACGAGTTGCACAAAGGCCCGATCGTCGTCAATCAGGAGCACACGGCCGTGCGCCTCCGGTAGCGCTCGGGCCAGGGCCTCGAGCAACTGTGGGGCCGTGACGGGCTTGTGCAGTACCTCGCGAAACGATGCCTGCTTCAGTACCTCTCCGTCGCCGCCGTACTCCCAGGCTAGCACCGGAATGGAGGGAAAGGCCCGCGCGATCGCCCGGCCTTCGCCTGAGTCGGGGCCCTCAAGCACCAGCACGTCCGGGTGCATCTCATCCACCCGCAGCGCCAGCTCCTCCTCCGACGCGGCCTGGACCACTTGCCAGCCCTCCGAGAGCACATCGGGTGACCGGACCGCCCGACCCTCGGTGGCAACAACCACCGCCCCGCGGCCGTGGGGGCGCTGGCCGGCCGGTAGAGGGGTGCGTACCGAGCGCGAGAGCCCCCTGGCCACCACCGGCAGGGTGACGTGGAAGGTGGCGCCGTGCCCTGGCTGGCTCTCGGCCCAGATGCGCCCGCCATGCAACTGAACCAAGTGCTTGGCGATGGCCAACCCCAACCCCTTGCCCTGCCCTTTCAGACCGGCATGGCTGTCAGACTGATAGAACTCCCGGAAGACGGCCTGCAACTCCTCCGGCGGTATCCCCGGACCAGTATCCCGAACCAGGATCTCCACCTCAGCCGGCTGCGGCTGCCCGAGCCGCACCGTTATCTCCCCAGAGTCAGTGAATCGGATCGCGTTCGTGAGCAGATTGAGCAGCACCTGTCGGATCCGCATGCGGTCCAGAAGCAGACGGGGTAGGTTCGGGGGGACGGATGTGTTCAGCGTTACAGCCTTGTCATGCAACAGCGCCCGAGCGAGCGGCATCACCTCCTCGACCAACTCGCCCAGGTCGGTTATCTCGCAACGCAGCGACAGGCGCGGCTTCTCGCTGGCCGCCAGATCCACGATGTCATTGGTGAAGTCGGCCAGGTACCTAGCATTGCGGTGAATCTCAGCCACATCTCGGCGCAGAGTGGGGGTCCAGGCGACGTCGCCGTAGACCTCCGGCGAGTGGTGCATGATGTCGGCGAAACCCAGTATTATGTTGAGAGGAGCCCGCAACTCGTGGCTGATGGTGGCGGCGAACTGCTCCTTGCTCGCCCTGGCTTCATTCGCCTCCTGCTCGGCGACCGTAAGCTCGTAGTTGGTGCGCTGGAGCAGGTGGTTGCTGAGCTCCAGAGCTTTGACCGTGATGCCAAGCTTGGCTTTCTGGTGCCTCAGCTGCTCCGTCAACTGGATGGACTGGACGCTGGTGCGCCACGCCCAACCGAGCCGCTGGTGGAGCGGTAGCATGACGACCCAGGTAGCGACGATCGAAGCGAACACGCTCAGAGCCGCGAGCCCACCGCCGGGGGTACCGGCGACGGCCATCAGAGTCACCGCGGCCGACAGCGGCGCCGCTAGGATCAGGGCCAGCGGACCGAACAGGCCGCCGAGGAGAATAGCGGGGAAAGCGAGCAGGCAGGCGGCCAAAGGCTCGGCAAACACCCGTGCCAGGAGGAAGGCGAAGCCGCTCATGGCCACTGCCAGGATCAACGCGGCAGCAGTGGGGCGCTGCGACGCCAGGGAGTAGGCCAGGAGAGAGACCAGGAGTAGCGCCGTCAGCCCCAGCAGGAGCCCCCCGTCTGGGAAGCGCTGGGCCATGGCCACCCAGCGGCCGCACAGGCTTGCCACGGCCGTCGCCAGGGCCGCTATGCGCACCGATTCCAGCCGAGCCTGAGCCACGTCCGGCGACTCCGCTTGGCGCCGTGCTTCGCCGACACTGTTCCCCATCTCCTGCCTCCTCGCCCGAACGCCCCGGCAGCGCCGGGGCTGGCTCGACGGCAGTATGATACGCTCACGGGAGCGAAACTGGCGAGATGCTCCGTGTCCTGCTGCCCCGAGGTCACCGCAGTCAGGAACGGCGCACGCCGGTACGCTGACACCAGAAAGCGGAGGTGACGCTAGAGCGGCAATCTACTCGGAGAGGCTCGCGTTCCTGGGCCCGAGAACGGAGACGCCGGAGCCCGGGACGGCTCAACTGCCGCCCGCCGGCCCCGGCCAGCAACCCGCCATTGGTGCCCTCGACTGGATTCGAACCAGCACGCCCTAGACGGGCACAGGCCCTCAACCTGCTGTGTATGCCATTCCACCACGAGGGCAAGCTACACTCCCATTATACCCAGCCCGTTTTCGACGGTCAATTCGGGCGAACCAGCACCTAGCGGCCGTGATCGCGCCTGCCAGCAAGCGGCCACCCATACGCCGGACCTGCGACAGAGCACCATCCCTGGGGGAGTGCGCGTCCACGCGCGCCATGCCTCCGCCTGCCCAGCGTGCCTTGAGGCGCTCACTCCTCAAGGGGGGAGTCGAACCACACCGCCTTGCCCTTGCGGCCGGCGGAACAGCGGGCTCTCAGGGCCTGTGTAGAAGCCGCCCACGCCGGTCTACCCCAGGCCACGGCCACCTGCACGCACCCATCCCTCCGATCGTGAGCCCTTACGCGCTGGCGCCGACGCCCTGCCCCTAGTATAATCCCTCCACATCGAGACAGGCTGTGACGGAGACAACCGGCCCGTCCCCTGCCCCAGAGAGCCGCCGAGTGGTGCAAGGCGGCGCAGGCCTCGCCGGATCCCCTCCCGAGCCGCGCGCAGAAAGCCTCGAAGGCGAGTAAGGCGCGCCGGGCCCCCCGTTACCAGGGCACGAATGAGGCCGGCCGCCCAAGGCCGGCGAAGTCAGGTGGCACCACGAGTCGCCCCTCGTCCTGGCAGGACAGGGGCGTCTGTGCTTAACCAGGAGGCGGAGAAGTGCTGGACATCAACCTGATTCGCGAACGTCCGGATTATGTAAAGGGAGAGCTGAAGAAGCTCAATACGGAGGCCCCCATTGACGAGATACTCGAGCTCGATGAGCGCCGCCGCGCCCTCGTCGCCCAGGTAGACGAGCTGCGCTCCCAGCGCAACTCCCTCTCCCGCGAGATCGGACGCACCCGCGACCAGGAGGCACGGCAGCCCCTCGTCGAACGCGTGCGTGGGATCAACGCCGAAATCGAGCTACATGAGTCTGAACTGTCCCAGACCGAGGAGCGCCTCCACCGCTTGATGCTGGAGGTGCCCAACATGCCTGACGAATCAGTGCCCGTAGGCAAGGATGAGTCGGAGAACGTGGTGGTGCGCACCTGGGGCAAGCCGCGCCAGTTCGACTTCGAGCCCAAGCCTCACTGGGAGCTAGGTCTTCAGCTGGGCATCATTGACTTCGAGCGGGGAGTCAAGATCTCTGGCACCCGGTTCTATGTGCTCGTGGGCGCCGGAGCCCGGCTGCAGCGAGCGCTCATCTCCTGGATGCTCGACCTTCACGTCCGACGCCACGGCTACACCGAGGTCTATCCCCCGTACTTGGTCCGAGGCGACTGCCTCGTAGGCACTGGCCAGCTCCCCAAGTTCGGCGAGAACCTCTATAAGGACCACGAAGAGGACCTCTGGATGATACCCACCGCCGAGGTGCCGGTCACCAACCTCTACCGGGACGAGATCCTGGAGCCAGGAAGACTGCCCATTCACCTGGTGGCGTACTCCGCCTGCTTCCGGCGAGAGAAGATGTCAGCCGGCCGGGAGACCCGTGGCCTCAAGCGAGGTCATCAGTTCGACAAGGTGGAAATGGTGAAGTTCTGCGCTCCAGAGGAATCGGCGGCCGAGCTAGACTCGCTCATCCGCAACGCCGAAGAAGTGGCCGAGCTGCTCGAGATCCCCTACCGCATCATACAGATGTGCACCGGCGACCTAAGCTTCACCGCCGCCGCCAAGTTCGACGTGGAGATGTGGGCGCCGGGCTCCCAGGAGTGGCTGGAGGTATCAAGCTGCAGCAACTTCAAGGACTTCCAGGCCCGGCGGGCCGGCATCCGCTACCGCCCCGAGGAAGGGGCGCGTCCCCAGTTCGTCCACACCCTCAACGGCTCCGGTCTCGCCTTGCCCCGCACCGTCATCGCCGTGATGGAGAACTACCAGCAGGCAGACGGCAGCATCGTCGTCCCCGAAGTGCTGCGCCCCTTCATGGGTGGCCAGGAGATCATCACCGGGCCCTAGGCCGAGCCCATTCGAGGAAACCGAAAGGGGGCCCAGCTCTCAGGCCCCCTTTCCTCTGATGTGACTGCCGTCAGACTCAATGTCGGTCAGACGTCGTGCCCGGCGGTCTAGAGGCCGCCAACCGCCTTCGCCATCGCAGCAGCGCTCCCTTCCCTGGCCGCGCTCATGCCAGCGATCCGGCCAAACACGGTACATAGGGCGAGCGACCCACCGTAGTCGCGGTAGAAGATGCCGCCGGCAGCGTGCGGCGCCGCGTACAGGCCAGGGATCGGGTGCATGTTCCGGCCCAGCACCTGGCCGTTCTCGTTGATCATGAGCCCACCGTAGCTGGCGCTCACGCCTGGCGCTACCTGAACGGCGTAGAAGGGCGGCTGGAGCAGTCCCTGCAGGTTGCCGGAACGGGCCGGCGACAGCTCGCTCGCCGTGCCTTCCTCGATGGCCTGGTTGTACTCGTCCAGAGTGCTCATCAGAGTAGTCGAGTCGATTCCGTACTCAGCAATCATCTGGACCAGCTCATCCAGGCTGTCTGCCGCGAGCACTACGCCGCCGTTCTCCTCCAGCAACTCTAGGTTCGCGGTGGAAACAGCCATGGCGGAGTCCACGATCATGAACCCCCGCGCCAGGGGTTGGAAGATCAGCTCCTGGTTGGCGATGTCATCTCCGAGCGACTCGTCCACGAAGCGCCGCCCGTGCATGTTCACCAGCACGCTGCTGGGCTCGTAGCCCTGCACCGCTCCCATCAGCTCCCTGAGGAGTTGCTTATCGAACTGCTCATAGCTCTCCTCATCCTGAGGAACTATCGGTGGCCAGGCCTGCAGGTGACCGTAATAGGTGGCGATTGCCCGGCTCATTCGGGCACCGATCTCCTCGCCCATGAGCATGGCGTCGCCCTTGTTGTAAGGCACCGCCCGGATGACCGCCAGGTCTGCAAAGGGGCCGTAGTACTTCACCATCATCTCGGGGTTGGCGGGGAAAGCACCCGTCGCTAGGATCACGGCCATACCGGCCATGATGTCACTGTACTCATCACTGGCGTCGGCCACGCGCAGCCCCGTCACCCGACGGTCGTCGTCCTGGATGAGCGAGACCGCTCGCATGCCAGTGAGGACTTCGCCGCCAGCCGCCTCGATCGCCTGAACCCACTGGTCAATCGTCTCACGCTTCTGCTCGTACGTATCCCCGATGCTCAGCGAGTTCTCGCCCAGCGCTATAGTGAGAGCCGGGCTCATCTCCGGCCACTCGACATCGGTGGCACGAAGCCACTCCAGAGTGTCAGAGTAGTTCTCCATCAGCACCCGCCCAAGCTTGGGATCGAGCAGCGGCACCCGTCTCTGCAAGTCCTCGAACGTTTCCGCCCCCCAGACGTGGATGGCACCACCCGAGAACAGGGCCGTGCCGCCGGTCTCCTGAGATGCCTCGATCAAGAGCACACTGGCCCCTTCCTGGGCGGCTGCCAAGGCCGCCGCCAGCCCGCCCAGGCCGGATCCGGCCACCACCACATCATACTGCTGCCCCGGCGTGCCCGTGGCTTCTGCGGTTGGTGTGGGAGTCTGGGCCGCTGCTCGGCTGGTGACCGTCGCCAGGGCCCCCGCCCCGGCCACGGCCGTACCCGCGATGAACCGCCTACGTGAGGTCCTCTTCCTGTCTGACATCGTACCAACTCCTCCACTAACCTGGACCCGAGTGCACCTGAGTACAGGCGCCTCAGGCGCGACTTGCGGTAATGCTGACCGCTACTCACTCTGTGGCCAGATGGCTGGCTGTAACCGCTGCCCTCAAGCCACCGCTACCGTATCCCAATGCCGCCGAGCTGTCAAGCACCTTGCGCAGCGAATGTGAGCCCATCGGGGTAACGATGA from Anaerolineae bacterium carries:
- a CDS encoding FAD-binding protein gives rise to the protein MSDRKRTSRRRFIAGTAVAGAGALATVTSRAAAQTPTPTAEATGTPGQQYDVVVAGSGLGGLAAALAAAQEGASVLLIEASQETGGTALFSGGAIHVWGAETFEDLQRRVPLLDPKLGRVLMENYSDTLEWLRATDVEWPEMSPALTIALGENSLSIGDTYEQKRETIDQWVQAIEAAGGEVLTGMRAVSLIQDDDRRVTGLRVADASDEYSDIMAGMAVILATGAFPANPEMMVKYYGPFADLAVIRAVPYNKGDAMLMGEEIGARMSRAIATYYGHLQAWPPIVPQDEESYEQFDKQLLRELMGAVQGYEPSSVLVNMHGRRFVDESLGDDIANQELIFQPLARGFMIVDSAMAVSTANLELLEENGGVVLAADSLDELVQMIAEYGIDSTTLMSTLDEYNQAIEEGTASELSPARSGNLQGLLQPPFYAVQVAPGVSASYGGLMINENGQVLGRNMHPIPGLYAAPHAAGGIFYRDYGGSLALCTVFGRIAGMSAAREGSAAAMAKAVGGL
- the serS gene encoding serine--tRNA ligase, giving the protein MLDINLIRERPDYVKGELKKLNTEAPIDEILELDERRRALVAQVDELRSQRNSLSREIGRTRDQEARQPLVERVRGINAEIELHESELSQTEERLHRLMLEVPNMPDESVPVGKDESENVVVRTWGKPRQFDFEPKPHWELGLQLGIIDFERGVKISGTRFYVLVGAGARLQRALISWMLDLHVRRHGYTEVYPPYLVRGDCLVGTGQLPKFGENLYKDHEEDLWMIPTAEVPVTNLYRDEILEPGRLPIHLVAYSACFRREKMSAGRETRGLKRGHQFDKVEMVKFCAPEESAAELDSLIRNAEEVAELLEIPYRIIQMCTGDLSFTAAAKFDVEMWAPGSQEWLEVSSCSNFKDFQARRAGIRYRPEEGARPQFVHTLNGSGLALPRTVIAVMENYQQADGSIVVPEVLRPFMGGQEIITGP
- a CDS encoding response regulator — its product is MGNSVGEARRQAESPDVAQARLESVRIAALATAVASLCGRWVAMAQRFPDGGLLLGLTALLLVSLLAYSLASQRPTAAALILAVAMSGFAFLLARVFAEPLAACLLAFPAILLGGLFGPLALILAAPLSAAVTLMAVAGTPGGGLAALSVFASIVATWVVMLPLHQRLGWAWRTSVQSIQLTEQLRHQKAKLGITVKALELSNHLLQRTNYELTVAEQEANEARASKEQFAATISHELRAPLNIILGFADIMHHSPEVYGDVAWTPTLRRDVAEIHRNARYLADFTNDIVDLAASEKPRLSLRCEITDLGELVEEVMPLARALLHDKAVTLNTSVPPNLPRLLLDRMRIRQVLLNLLTNAIRFTDSGEITVRLGQPQPAEVEILVRDTGPGIPPEELQAVFREFYQSDSHAGLKGQGKGLGLAIAKHLVQLHGGRIWAESQPGHGATFHVTLPVVARGLSRSVRTPLPAGQRPHGRGAVVVATEGRAVRSPDVLSEGWQVVQAASEEELALRVDEMHPDVLVLEGPDSGEGRAIARAFPSIPVLAWEYGGDGEVLKQASFREVLHKPVTAPQLLEALARALPEAHGRVLLIDDDRAFVQLVLRMLRAHEAPYQVRCAYTGAGGLERAREQAPDVVLLDLRLPDADGLDVARELRKIAGLAETPIILVTAALPPSDRAAAALHVYKGDGLSSQEIAQLMDGVLQVLHADYVHGVRQRSS